A genome region from Nicotiana tabacum cultivar K326 chromosome 13, ASM71507v2, whole genome shotgun sequence includes the following:
- the LOC107779680 gene encoding protein LEAD-SENSITIVE 1-like, translating to MGLLTNRVERNEIKAGDHIYTYRAVFAYSHHGIFVGGSKVVHFNRVEASASSDVAEEISDLSSSCPTFPDCGFKLPNSGVVLSCLDCFLRNGSLYIFEYGVSPSVFLTKVRGGTCTTAVSDPPEMVIHRAMYLLQNGFGNYDVFQNNCEDFALYCKTGLVTVDRLGVGSSGQASSVVGAPLAALLSSPLKFLIPSPVGIATVTAGMYCMSRYATDIGVRSDVVKVAVEELAVKLGSRSSNEIVEHEAYNRGTAS from the exons ATGGGGTTGTTGACAAACAGAGTGGAGAGGAATGAGATCAAAGCAGGAGATCATATTTACACTTATAGAGCTGTTTTTGCTTATTCCCACCATG GTATTTTTGTTGGTGGAAGCAAAGTGGTACATTTTAACCGCGTCGAGGCCTCTGCCTCTTCTGATGTTGCCGAGGAAATATCAGATCTTTCTTCTTCATGTCCAACTTTTCCTGACTGTGGATTTAAGCTACCTAATAGTGGCGTCGTTCTTTCTTGTTTGGATTGCTTTCTCCGCAATGGTTCACTCTACATCTTTGAGTATGGAGTAAGCCCATCCGTTTTCCTTACTAAAGTGCGAGGAGGCACTTGCACTACTGCAGTATCAGATCCTCCAGAGATGGTCATACACCGAGCAATGTATCTTCTTCAAAATGGATTCGGGAACTATGATGTGTTCCAAAACAATTGCGAGGACTTCGCGCTGTATTGCAAAACAGGTCTTGTGACAGTTGATAGACTCGGTGTTGGAAGTAGCGGACAAGCTTCTTCTGTCGTTGGCGCTCCTTTAGCCGCGCTTCTTTCCTCACCTCTGAAGTTCCTAATTCCTAGTCCTGTTGGTATTGCCACAGTAACAGCAGGAATGTATTGTATGAGCAGATACGCGACTGACATTGGTGTTCGAAGTGATGTTGTCAAAGTAGCAGTTGAAGAACTTGCAGTTAAACTTGGCAGCAGAAGCAGCAATGAGATTGTAGAACATGAGGCTTATAATAGGGGAACTGCTAGTTGA
- the LOC107779678 gene encoding protein LEAD-SENSITIVE 1-like isoform X1 → MGLLTNIVERSEIKPGDHIYTYRTAFAYTNHGIFVGGSKVVHFNCVEASASASASSDAAAEETSDISSSCPTFPDCGFKLPNSGVVLSCLDCFLRNDSLHRFEYGVSSPVFLAKVRGGTCSTAVSDPPETVLHRAMYLLQKGFGNYIVFKNNCEDFALYCKTGLLTVDRLGVGSSGQTSSIVSAPLAALLSSPLKLLIPPVGVATVTTGMYFMNRYKTDFGVRKDVVKVAVEELAAKLGFGCRNERSIVECEASNSGTGR, encoded by the exons ATGGGGTTGTTGACAAACATAGTTGAGAGGAGTGAAATCAAACCGGGAGACCATATTTACACTTACAGAACTGCCTTTGCTTACACCAACCATG GTATTTTTGTTGGTGGAAGCAAAGTGGTCCATTTTAACTGTGTCgaggcctcggcctctgcctctgcctcttcTGATGCTGCGGCTGAGGAAACATCAGACATTTCTTCGTCATGTCCAACTTTTCCTGACTGTGGATTTAAGCTACCTAACAGTGGCGTCGTTCTTTCTTGTCTGGATTGCTTTCTTCGCAACGATTCACTCCACAGATTCGAATATGGAGTTAGTTCACCTGTTTTTCTTGCCAAAGTAAGAGGGGGAACTTGCTCTACTGCAGTGTCCGACCCTCCAGAAACAGTCCTACACCGCGCAATGTATCTACTTCAGAAGGGATTTGGGAACTATATTGTGTTCAAAAACAATTGTGAAGACTTTGCATTGTACTGCAAAACAGGACTTCTAACAGTTGATAGACTCGGCGTTGGAAGTAGTGGACAAACTTCTTCTATCGTTAGCGCTCCTTTAGCTGCACTTCTTTCCTCCCCTCTGAAGTTGCTAATTCCTCCTGTTGGTGTGGCCACAGTAACAACAGGGATGTATTTTATGAACAGATATAAAACTGATTTTGGTGTTCGAAAAGATGTTGTCAAAGTAGCAGTTGAAGAACTTGCAGCGAAGCTTGGCTTTGGTTGCAGAAATGAGAGATCGATTGTAGAATGTGAGGCTTCTAATTCGGGAACTGGTAGATGA
- the LOC107779678 gene encoding protein LEAD-SENSITIVE 1-like isoform X2 produces MHESIGNGHSTFPCRGIFVGGSKVVHFNCVEASASASASSDAAAEETSDISSSCPTFPDCGFKLPNSGVVLSCLDCFLRNDSLHRFEYGVSSPVFLAKVRGGTCSTAVSDPPETVLHRAMYLLQKGFGNYIVFKNNCEDFALYCKTGLLTVDRLGVGSSGQTSSIVSAPLAALLSSPLKLLIPPVGVATVTTGMYFMNRYKTDFGVRKDVVKVAVEELAAKLGFGCRNERSIVECEASNSGTGR; encoded by the exons ATG CATGAATCTATTGGAAACGGCCACTCTACCTTCCCAtgcaggg GTATTTTTGTTGGTGGAAGCAAAGTGGTCCATTTTAACTGTGTCgaggcctcggcctctgcctctgcctcttcTGATGCTGCGGCTGAGGAAACATCAGACATTTCTTCGTCATGTCCAACTTTTCCTGACTGTGGATTTAAGCTACCTAACAGTGGCGTCGTTCTTTCTTGTCTGGATTGCTTTCTTCGCAACGATTCACTCCACAGATTCGAATATGGAGTTAGTTCACCTGTTTTTCTTGCCAAAGTAAGAGGGGGAACTTGCTCTACTGCAGTGTCCGACCCTCCAGAAACAGTCCTACACCGCGCAATGTATCTACTTCAGAAGGGATTTGGGAACTATATTGTGTTCAAAAACAATTGTGAAGACTTTGCATTGTACTGCAAAACAGGACTTCTAACAGTTGATAGACTCGGCGTTGGAAGTAGTGGACAAACTTCTTCTATCGTTAGCGCTCCTTTAGCTGCACTTCTTTCCTCCCCTCTGAAGTTGCTAATTCCTCCTGTTGGTGTGGCCACAGTAACAACAGGGATGTATTTTATGAACAGATATAAAACTGATTTTGGTGTTCGAAAAGATGTTGTCAAAGTAGCAGTTGAAGAACTTGCAGCGAAGCTTGGCTTTGGTTGCAGAAATGAGAGATCGATTGTAGAATGTGAGGCTTCTAATTCGGGAACTGGTAGATGA